Proteins encoded together in one Papaver somniferum cultivar HN1 unplaced genomic scaffold, ASM357369v1 unplaced-scaffold_21, whole genome shotgun sequence window:
- the LOC113339787 gene encoding B3 domain-containing protein REM9-like — protein MGNILVFEYEGHDLIFQVWVFDLSCCEVEYSTESLISEGIVKNEIHHCETGAEGMDRAEDISKGKCKCKVEEDSEECDDKLKETKEDATNISKCPHFITTLKSYSSGRSFLPIPRIYSESRIPDDVETIVLKDGGGKEWPIKLTRRKDTNGVNFGFGWYDFQYEKGLKEGEICLFEQENGDEMKFTVRIIGKC, from the exons ATGGGTAATATTCTTGTGTTTGAATATGAAGGTCATGATTTGATTTTCCAAGTTTGGGTTTTCGACTTGAGTTGCTGTGAAGTTGAGTATTCAACAGAATCATTGATATCTGAGGGTATAGTTAAAAATGAAATCCATCATTGTGAAACCGGTGCGGAGGGTATGGATAGAGCTGAAGATATAAGCAAAGGCAAATGCAAATGCAAAG TTGAAGAAGATAGCGAAGAATGTGATGATAAACTTAAGGAAACTAAGGAAGATGCAACCAACATTTCCAAGTGTCCACATTTCATAACTACATTGAAGAGTTACAGCAGTGGCAGATCTTTCTTG CCGATTCCTAGGATTTATTCAGAATCAAGGATCCCTGATGATGTAGAAACTATAGTTCTTAAGGATGGAGGAGGAAAAGAATGGCCAATCAAACTAACTCGTCGCAAAGATACGAATGGGGTCAACTTTGGATTTGGCTGGTACGATTTCCAGTATGAAAAGGGGTTAAAAGAAGGAGAGATTTGTCTATTTGAAcaagaaaatggagatgaaatgaAGTTCACAGTTCGCATTATTGGAAAATGTTAA
- the LOC113340356 gene encoding B3 domain-containing protein REM8-like translates to MLEKMERMGNLTSSISKPHFFQPIHPDCSSADHLAIPIAFQRDYLVDREDSEGVATLKSPLKIWKVKLNDFKFTDGWPEFYKAHELSTGYFLAFQYEGHDLIFRVWVFDLSYCEVEYSITPLMSEGEDENEMHCGETGTEGMDRAESIGTSKGKGESEGQIQGRKEQTSPDDSEGMYRAESIGTSKGKGESEGQIQGRKEQTSSDDSEVEEDSEETLDDEDDEMQEVNEDDAVSVSKYPHFVATLKSYNIGRSFLTIPTKFAQSNIPDDVGDIVLIDEEGKEWPIKLTRRSDGYGVHFGFGWYDFQSKKRLKKGDICLFEQENEDQLEFTVSIIRIRK, encoded by the exons ATGTTGGAGAAGATGGAGAGAATGGGAAATCTAACCTCCTCAATCTCTAAACCACATTTTTTCCAACCCATCCATCCTGATTGTTCATCAGCAGATCACCTT GCAATACCAATAGCATTTCAAAGAGACTACTTAGTTGACAGAGAAGATAGTGAAGGGGTGGCAACTTTGAAGAGCCCACTGAAAATATGGAAAGTGAAGCTAAATGACTTCAAGTTTACAGATGGTTGGCCAGAATTTTACAAGGCTCATGAACTAAGTACTGGATATTTTCTTGCGTTTCAGTATGAAGGTCATGATTTGATTTTCCGAGTTTGGGTTTTCGACTTGAGTTACTGTGAAGTTGAGTATTCAATAACACCATTGATGTCTGagggtgaagatgaaaatgaaatgCACTGTGGTGAAACGGGTACTGAGGGAATGGATAGAGCTGAAAGTATAGGTACTAGTAAAGGCAAAGGAGAAAGCGAAGGCCAAATCCAAGGAAGGAAGGAGCAAACATCTCCTGATGATTCTGAGGGAATGTATAGAGCTGAAAGTATAGGTACTAGTAAAGGCAAAGGTGAAAGCGAAGGCCAAATCCAAGGAAGGAAGGAGCAAACATCTTCTGATGATTCTGAGG TTGAAGAAGATAGTGAAGAaactcttgatgatgaggatgatgaaatgCAGGAAGTGAATGAGGATGATGCAGTCAGCGTTTCTAAGTATCCACATTTCGTAGCTACACTGAAGAGTTACAACATTGGCAGATCTTTCTTG ACGATCCCGACGAAGTTTGCGCAATCAAACATTCCTGATGATGTAGGAGATATAGTTCTtatagatgaagaaggaaaagaatggccAATTAAACTAACTCGTCGCAGTGATGGCTATGGAGTCCATTTTGGATTTGGTTGGTATGACTTCCAGTCAAAAAAGCGGTTAAAAAAGGGAGACATTTGTCTGTTTGAACAAGAGAATGAAGATCAATTGGAGTTCACAGTTAGCATTATTAGAATTAGAAAGTAA
- the LOC113339882 gene encoding B3 domain-containing protein Os03g0620500-like — translation MSCEVEVDSEESHVDDYDELEEVSDDDATSISKYPHFIATLKSYNIGRSFLTIPTKFAKSNIPDDVETVFLIDEERKEWPVRLTRRRDDYGVHFGLGWKDFQSQKRLKKGDICLFEQKNEDKLVFTVSIIREI, via the exons atgtcatGTGAAGTGGAAGTAgatagtgaagaaagtcatgttgatgattatgatgaacttgaAGAAGTTAGTGACGATGATGCAACAAGCATTTCCAAGTATCCACATTTTATAGCTACACTGAAGAGTTATAACATCGGCAGATCTTTCTTG ACGATTCCAACGAAGTTTGCGAAATCAAACATTCCAGATGATGTAGAAACTGTTTTTCTTATAGATGAAGAACGAAAAGAATGGCCTGTTAGACTAACTCGTCGCAGAGATGACTATGGAGTTCATTTTGGACTTGGTTGGAAGGATTTCCAGTCACAAAAGAGGTTAAAGAAAGGAGACATTTGTCTATTTGAACAAAAGAATGAAGATAAGCTGGTGTTCACTGTTAGTATTATTAGAGAGATCTAA
- the LOC113339264 gene encoding E3 ubiquitin-protein ligase SPL2-like produces the protein MSSNNQVISALATDGAIVGVALAYVAFKTWKSYYFTSNALHKIRQAPDVKISDLRQILEEEVEIDNDDSGKLVVVRGIVEIQRSDDGWRSLKPNVMVSNEAGQGALSLQSTQTVPVLLRDMGRSSKSDYLFVNMDGSEHPLPLVTVYHKLQPVQPFPCTFLQAVSGHVYPVGLLDEEKVLSIGTQISAVGVCRFIDGIPQIKSSQALPYFLTEMSKDQLVEDMAFKTTCLLWGGLLLGSLSVGILGYATMRNWRRWKDWMQRRKVERSRVADSAEAAAAAAIATEFEADEVAGDVADKELCMICLSRRREILFGSCGHIVCCQICASFVKQQSSPKCPFCWQKIRSSVVIYAS, from the exons ATGTCATCAAACAACCAAGTAATATCAGCATTAGCTACAGATGGAGCTATAGTTGGTGTTGCATTAGCTTATGTTGCTTTTAAAACATGGAAAAGCTATTATTTTACTTCGAATGCTCTCCATAAGATTCGTCAAGCTCCAGATGTTAAGATTTCTGATCTTCGACaaattcttgaagaagaagttgaaattGATAATGATGATAGTGGTAAACTTGTTGTGGTTAGAGGAATTGTTGAAATTCAAAGGAGTGATGATGGTTGGAGAAGTTTAAAACCCAATGTGATGGTTTCCAATGAGGCTGGTCAAGGAGCACTTTCGTTGCAGAGTACTCAAACG GTTCCTGTTCTGCTTCGCGATATGGGTCGTTCATCAAAATCAGATTACCTGTTTGTTAATATGGATGGCTCAGAACATCCTCTACCTCTTGTAACAGTTTATCATAAGCTACAACCGGTTCAGCCTTTCCCTTGCACATTCCTCCAAGCAGTGTCTGGCCATGTATATCCT GTTGGTCTGTTGGATGAAGAAAAAGTTCTTTCTATAGGAACACAGATTAGTGCGGTTGGTGTTTGTCGCTTTATAGATGGGATTCCACAAATTAAATCATCTCAGGCCCTTCCCTATTTCTT AACTGAGATGTCCAAGGATCAGCTGGTGGAGGATATGGCGTTTAAGACAACTTGTTTATTGTGGGGTGGACTTCTTCTAGGATCACTTTCAGTTGGCATACTAGGCTATGCTACCATGAG GAATTGGAGAAGATGGAAAGACTGGATGCAGCGAAGGAAAGTTGAGCGATCTAGAGTAGCTGATTCTGCAGAagcagcagctgctgctgcaatagCTACAGAGTTTGAGGCTGATGAAGTAGCAGGAGACGTTGCGGACAAGGAATTATGCATGATATGTCTAAGTAGGAGAAGGGAAATTCTTTTTGGTTCTTGTGGGCATATAGTTTGCTGCCAAATATGCGCCTCGTTTGTCAAACAACAGTCTTCACCAAAGTGCCCTTTCTGTTGGCAGAAAATCAGGTCCTCTGTTGTTATTTATGCTTCTTAG